Proteins encoded by one window of bacterium:
- a CDS encoding phosphoenolpyruvate carboxykinase domain-containing protein codes for SLKTGDFLNSRKDKHVWVKWMELRIHNDVKAIETPTGFIPIYEDLKILFNDVLKKEYSKEDYIEQFTIRVLENLMKIERVLKFCREKIEEAPDEVFEVLNQQKERLIKAREKFGDYISPERFI; via the coding sequence GGTCATTGAAAACAGGGGATTTCTTAAATTCAAGAAAGGATAAACATGTCTGGGTAAAATGGATGGAATTAAGAATCCATAATGATGTAAAGGCGATTGAAACACCAACAGGTTTTATCCCTATATATGAGGACTTGAAAATTTTATTCAATGATGTCTTGAAAAAAGAATATTCTAAAGAAGATTATATTGAACAGTTTACAATAAGAGTTCTAGAAAATTTAATGAAGATTGAAAGAGTTTTAAAATTCTGTAGAGAAAAAATTGAAGAAGCGCCTGATGAAGTTTTTGAAGTTTTAAATCAGCAGAAAGAAAGATTAATAAAGGCAAGGGAA